One stretch of Suricata suricatta isolate VVHF042 chromosome 13, meerkat_22Aug2017_6uvM2_HiC, whole genome shotgun sequence DNA includes these proteins:
- the FAM214B gene encoding protein FAM214B isoform X1, protein MRHVQAEPSPSSEPEAGPSQPAVRQGALQGGLLMGYSPAGGATSPGVYQVSIFSPPAGASEPPRALKRPAPPTEVARELKRGPGLGAREGLPPEEPSTVGLLGPEGLGLGLGVASQHFCHHGLYVVEQGGSSTSPWTSGAQNPPCSPSNASCNSLHTRDWASPDPGGQGSLGESPGPAPLGQLHTFDTDLHSLAQIGGKSPVAGVGNGGSPWPRESPGTANGHSPEHTPPGPGPPGPCPTKRRLLPAGEALDVSSEDEGPASRRRRGTLGHPPAANSSDAKATPFWSHLLPGPKEPVLDPTDCSPMGRRLKGARRLKLSSLRSLRKGPGLLSPPSASPVPTPAVSRTLLGNFEESLLRGRFAPSGHIEGFTAEIGASGSYCPQHVTLPVTVTFFDVSEQNAPAPFLGVVDLNPLGRKGYSVPKVGTIQVTLFNPNQTVVKMFLVTFDFSDMPAAHMTFLRHRLFLVPVGEEGNASPTCRLLCYLLHLRFRSSRSGRLSLHGDIRLLFSRRSLELDTGLPYELQAVTESPHNPRYSPLP, encoded by the exons ATGCGCCACGTGCAGGCGGAGCCGTCTCCATCCTCAGAACCAGAGGCTGGCCCTTCGCAGCCTGCAGTCAGGCAGGGGGCCCTCCAGGGTGGCCTGCTCATGGGCTACAGCCCAGCAGGGGGGGCGACATCCCCCGGGGTCTACCAGGTATCCATCTTTTCCCCTCCAGCTGGTGCCTCTGAGCCTCCTAGGGCCCTGAAACGGCCAGCCCCACCCACTGAGGTTGCCAGGGAGCTGAAgagaggccctgggctgggggccagaGAGGGACTACCCCCTGAAGAACCATCTACTGTGGGGCTACTAGGCCCAGAGGGACTGGGGCTGGGACTGGGTGTGGCCAGCCAGCATTTCTGTCATCATGGCCTCTATGTTGTGGAACAGGGAGGTAGCTCCACCTCACCTTGGACTTCAGGGGCCCAGAATCCCCCTTGTTCCCCATCGAATGCTTCCTGCAATAGTTTGCACACCAGAGACTGGGCTTCCCCAGATCCAGGGGGACAGGGATCCCTGGGGGAGTCCCCAGGGCCAGCCCCTCTGGGCCAGCTGCACACGTTTGACACTGATTTGCACAGTCTTGCACAAATAGGGGGTAAGAGCCCAGTGGCTGGGGTGGGCAACGGGGGCAGCCCTTGGCCTAGGGAGTCCCCCGGCACTGCCAATGGGCACAGTCCCGAGCACACACCCCCTGGCCCTGGACCTCCAGGCCCCTGCCCTACCAAGCGAAGGCTGCTTCCTGCTGGAGAAGCCCTGGATGTCAGCTCTGAGGATGAGGGGCCAGCCTCTCGGAGGCGCCGGGGAACCCTGGGCCACCCTCCTGCTGCCAACAGTTCTGATGCCAAAGCCACACCCTTCTGGAGCCATCTGCTGCCTGGGCCCAAGGAACCTGTGCTG GACCCAACAGACTGCAGTCCCATGGGGCGGAGGCTGAAAGGTGCCCGTCGCCTGAAGCT GAGCTCCCTTCGAAGCCTCCGGAAGGGGCCAGGCCTGCTGAGCCCCCCCAGTGCCTCCCCTGTTCCTACCCCTGCTGTCAGCCGTACCCTGCTTGGCAACTTTGAG GAATCATTGCTGCGAGGACGCTTTGCACCCTCTGGCCACATCGAGGGCTTCACGGCAGAGATTGGAGCTAGTGGATCCTACTGTCCCCAGCATGTCACGCTGCCTGTCACTGTCACCTTCTTTGATGTTTCTGAGCAAAACGCCCCGGCCCCCTTCCTG GGTGTCGTGGACCTGAACCCCCTGGGGAGGAAGGGTTACAGCGTGCCCAAGGTGGGCACCATCCAAGTG ACCTTATTTAACCCCAACCAGACTGTGGTGAAGATGTTCCTCGTGACCTTTGACTTCTCCGACATGCCTGCTGCCCACATGACCTTCCTGCGCCATCGCCTCTTTTTGGTGCCTGTGGGTGAGGAGGGAAATGCTAGCCCCACCTGCCGCCTCCTCTGCTACTTGCTGCACCTCAG GTTCCGGAGCTCCCGCTCAGGCCGCTTAAGCCTACATGGAGACATCCGCCTGCTTTTTTCCCGCCGGAGCCTGGAACTGGACACAGGACTCCCCTACGAACTGCAGGCAGTGACTGAGTCCCCTCACAATCCACGTTATTCACCTTTGCCCTGA
- the FAM214B gene encoding protein FAM214B isoform X2, whose amino-acid sequence MRHVQAEPSPSSEPEAGPSQPAVRQGALQGGLLMGYSPAGGATSPGVYQVSIFSPPAGASEPPRALKRPAPPTEVARELKRGPGLGAREGLPPEEPSTVGLLGPEGLGLGLGVASQHFCHHGLYVVEQGGSSTSPWTSGAQNPPCSPSNASCNSLHTRDWASPDPGGQGSLGESPGPAPLGQLHTFDTDLHSLAQIGGKSPVAGVGNGGSPWPRESPGTANGHSPEHTPPGPGPPGPCPTKRRLLPAGEALDVSSEDEGPASRRRRGTLGHPPAANSSDAKATPFWSHLLPGPKEPVLDPTDCSPMGRRLKGARRLKLSSLRSLRKGPGLLSPPSASPVPTPAVSRTLLGNFEESLLRGRFAPSGHIEGFTAEIGASGSYCPQHVTLPVTVTFFDVSEQNAPAPFLTVVKMFLVTFDFSDMPAAHMTFLRHRLFLVPVGEEGNASPTCRLLCYLLHLRFRSSRSGRLSLHGDIRLLFSRRSLELDTGLPYELQAVTESPHNPRYSPLP is encoded by the exons ATGCGCCACGTGCAGGCGGAGCCGTCTCCATCCTCAGAACCAGAGGCTGGCCCTTCGCAGCCTGCAGTCAGGCAGGGGGCCCTCCAGGGTGGCCTGCTCATGGGCTACAGCCCAGCAGGGGGGGCGACATCCCCCGGGGTCTACCAGGTATCCATCTTTTCCCCTCCAGCTGGTGCCTCTGAGCCTCCTAGGGCCCTGAAACGGCCAGCCCCACCCACTGAGGTTGCCAGGGAGCTGAAgagaggccctgggctgggggccagaGAGGGACTACCCCCTGAAGAACCATCTACTGTGGGGCTACTAGGCCCAGAGGGACTGGGGCTGGGACTGGGTGTGGCCAGCCAGCATTTCTGTCATCATGGCCTCTATGTTGTGGAACAGGGAGGTAGCTCCACCTCACCTTGGACTTCAGGGGCCCAGAATCCCCCTTGTTCCCCATCGAATGCTTCCTGCAATAGTTTGCACACCAGAGACTGGGCTTCCCCAGATCCAGGGGGACAGGGATCCCTGGGGGAGTCCCCAGGGCCAGCCCCTCTGGGCCAGCTGCACACGTTTGACACTGATTTGCACAGTCTTGCACAAATAGGGGGTAAGAGCCCAGTGGCTGGGGTGGGCAACGGGGGCAGCCCTTGGCCTAGGGAGTCCCCCGGCACTGCCAATGGGCACAGTCCCGAGCACACACCCCCTGGCCCTGGACCTCCAGGCCCCTGCCCTACCAAGCGAAGGCTGCTTCCTGCTGGAGAAGCCCTGGATGTCAGCTCTGAGGATGAGGGGCCAGCCTCTCGGAGGCGCCGGGGAACCCTGGGCCACCCTCCTGCTGCCAACAGTTCTGATGCCAAAGCCACACCCTTCTGGAGCCATCTGCTGCCTGGGCCCAAGGAACCTGTGCTG GACCCAACAGACTGCAGTCCCATGGGGCGGAGGCTGAAAGGTGCCCGTCGCCTGAAGCT GAGCTCCCTTCGAAGCCTCCGGAAGGGGCCAGGCCTGCTGAGCCCCCCCAGTGCCTCCCCTGTTCCTACCCCTGCTGTCAGCCGTACCCTGCTTGGCAACTTTGAG GAATCATTGCTGCGAGGACGCTTTGCACCCTCTGGCCACATCGAGGGCTTCACGGCAGAGATTGGAGCTAGTGGATCCTACTGTCCCCAGCATGTCACGCTGCCTGTCACTGTCACCTTCTTTGATGTTTCTGAGCAAAACGCCCCGGCCCCCTTCCTG ACTGTGGTGAAGATGTTCCTCGTGACCTTTGACTTCTCCGACATGCCTGCTGCCCACATGACCTTCCTGCGCCATCGCCTCTTTTTGGTGCCTGTGGGTGAGGAGGGAAATGCTAGCCCCACCTGCCGCCTCCTCTGCTACTTGCTGCACCTCAG GTTCCGGAGCTCCCGCTCAGGCCGCTTAAGCCTACATGGAGACATCCGCCTGCTTTTTTCCCGCCGGAGCCTGGAACTGGACACAGGACTCCCCTACGAACTGCAGGCAGTGACTGAGTCCCCTCACAATCCACGTTATTCACCTTTGCCCTGA